One stretch of Natronolimnobius baerhuensis DNA includes these proteins:
- a CDS encoding ferredoxin, with product MSDDEKGIQRASDVGSADAPPVAEKPYKVIFEANKCFGAGKCAEVSDNWEMSLASGMAQPNEYYIDEDDLEDNVRAAEVCPAKKDDGCIHVIDRRTDEEIAPDPHGDGTLSVDW from the coding sequence ATGAGCGACGACGAAAAGGGAATTCAGCGAGCGAGCGACGTTGGCTCGGCCGACGCACCGCCGGTCGCCGAGAAGCCCTACAAGGTCATTTTCGAGGCGAACAAGTGCTTTGGCGCGGGCAAGTGCGCCGAGGTCAGTGACAACTGGGAGATGTCACTCGCCTCGGGCATGGCCCAGCCAAACGAGTACTACATCGACGAGGACGACCTCGAGGACAACGTTCGCGCAGCAGAGGTTTGTCCGGCGAAAAAAGACGACGGCTGTATTCACGTGATTGATCGACGCACCGACGAGGAGATTGCACCGGATCCACACGGCGACGGGACGCTGAGCGTCGATTGGTAA
- a CDS encoding oxidoreductase, whose translation MGWTATDIPDQTDRTVVITGANSGIGLEATRELARNGATVIMACRSLERGEDAAQEIRDEILAADIRVEKCDLASLESIRSFADRLEDDIDVLLNNAGVMAIPRSETDDGFETQFGVNHLGHFALTGLLLENLGLEDGRESRVVTVSSGVHEQGEIYFDDLQSEQSYDPWNAYAQSKLANVLFAYELERRLLTAEANAKAVAVHPGYANTQLQFRGPEERGSQLRLAAMKLMNAVVAQSAEMGALPLLYAATAPDIEGGAYYGPGGFMNMRGTPERQGSSDRSYDRETAQQLWDVSSELTDVRYGLPEPKPLAESVR comes from the coding sequence ATGGGTTGGACTGCTACAGATATCCCCGACCAGACGGATCGAACCGTCGTCATCACCGGCGCGAACAGCGGGATCGGCCTCGAGGCCACCCGGGAACTCGCTCGAAACGGCGCAACGGTGATTATGGCCTGTCGCAGCCTCGAGCGCGGCGAGGACGCCGCCCAGGAGATTCGCGACGAGATTCTGGCAGCCGATATTCGTGTCGAAAAGTGTGATCTCGCCAGTCTCGAGTCGATCCGCTCGTTTGCCGACCGACTCGAGGACGATATTGATGTCCTGCTCAACAACGCGGGCGTGATGGCGATTCCGCGCTCGGAGACCGACGACGGGTTCGAGACCCAGTTCGGCGTCAACCATCTTGGCCACTTCGCGTTGACAGGACTGTTACTCGAGAATCTCGGCCTCGAGGACGGTCGGGAGTCACGAGTCGTCACCGTCTCGAGCGGCGTTCACGAGCAGGGTGAGATCTATTTCGACGATCTCCAGTCCGAGCAGTCCTACGACCCGTGGAACGCCTACGCCCAGTCGAAACTCGCGAACGTCCTCTTTGCGTACGAACTCGAGCGGCGACTGCTCACGGCGGAGGCGAACGCCAAGGCCGTCGCCGTGCATCCGGGCTATGCGAACACCCAGTTACAGTTTCGCGGGCCCGAGGAACGTGGCAGTCAGCTCCGACTGGCAGCGATGAAACTCATGAATGCCGTTGTTGCACAGTCAGCCGAAATGGGCGCGTTGCCACTGCTCTACGCCGCGACCGCACCAGACATCGAGGGTGGCGCCTACTACGGCCCAGGCGGATTCATGAACATGCGTGGCACGCCCGAACGGCAGGGGTCTTCGGATCGGTCCTACGACCGCGAGACGGCACAGCAATTGTGGGACGTCTCGAGTGAACTGACGGACGTGCGTTACGGCCTGCCGGAGCCGAAGCCGCTGGCCGAATCGGTGCGGTGA
- a CDS encoding DUF2178 domain-containing protein, producing MPDTKRQTHSPLGIGKRTYERGIWGLVGIGCLGLLAGIILGQQLIGTVTYLVAVWAAVLTAVALPYLSDAKLADERDERLHNHASGLTIGITFMVGISIIPAVYVLDAGNYISISATAWGAIFLFSALGLLYGACYTVVSRRS from the coding sequence ATGCCCGACACCAAACGACAGACACACTCGCCGCTCGGCATTGGAAAGCGAACGTACGAACGAGGGATCTGGGGGCTCGTTGGCATCGGCTGTCTCGGGCTCCTCGCAGGCATCATCTTGGGACAACAACTCATCGGCACCGTCACGTACCTCGTGGCGGTCTGGGCTGCGGTACTCACAGCAGTTGCGCTCCCGTATCTTAGCGACGCAAAACTCGCCGATGAACGCGACGAACGGCTTCATAACCATGCAAGCGGACTGACAATCGGGATCACATTCATGGTCGGAATCAGTATTATCCCGGCGGTCTACGTCCTTGATGCCGGAAATTACATTTCCATCTCGGCGACAGCCTGGGGTGCCATCTTCCTGTTTTCGGCACTTGGCTTGCTCTACGGTGCTTGCTATACGGTTGTCAGCCGCCGTTCCTAA
- a CDS encoding helix-turn-helix transcriptional regulator yields MKNQLTERREAADMSQGGLADAVDVTRQTINAIERERYDPSLELAFKLAAFFECHIEDLFDPDLE; encoded by the coding sequence ATGAAGAATCAGCTTACTGAACGACGGGAAGCAGCAGATATGAGCCAGGGTGGCCTCGCTGACGCCGTCGACGTGACACGCCAAACCATCAACGCAATCGAACGTGAACGCTACGATCCATCTCTGGAACTTGCGTTTAAACTGGCCGCGTTCTTCGAGTGTCACATCGAGGATCTCTTCGACCCAGACCTCGAGTGA
- a CDS encoding peptidylprolyl isomerase — MGNVTATLHTNKGDIDVELYDDRAPSTVDNFVGLATGGKTWTDPESGDEVDGEALYDDVAFHRVIEDFMIQGGDPTETGRGGPGYQFDDEFHDELRHDDAGILSMANSGPNTNGSQFFITLGPQPHLDDRHSVFGKVTDGMDVVEEIGSVDTGRNDEPKEDVVLESVSINYE, encoded by the coding sequence ATGGGAAACGTTACTGCAACCCTCCACACCAACAAGGGCGATATCGATGTCGAACTGTACGACGACCGCGCACCAAGCACCGTCGACAACTTCGTCGGCCTTGCAACCGGCGGCAAGACCTGGACTGACCCCGAATCGGGCGACGAGGTCGACGGCGAGGCGCTGTACGACGACGTTGCCTTCCACCGTGTCATCGAGGACTTCATGATTCAGGGCGGCGACCCGACCGAAACCGGTCGCGGCGGCCCCGGCTACCAGTTCGACGACGAGTTCCACGACGAACTGCGCCACGACGACGCCGGCATCCTGAGCATGGCCAACTCCGGCCCGAACACCAACGGCTCGCAGTTCTTCATCACCCTCGGCCCCCAGCCCCACCTCGACGACCGCCACTCCGTTTTCGGCAAAGTCACTGACGGCATGGATGTCGTTGAGGAAATCGGTAGCGTCGACACCGGCCGCAACGACGAACCCAAAGAGGACGTCGTCCTCGAGTCCGTCTCGATCAACTACGAATAA
- a CDS encoding succinylglutamate desuccinylase/aspartoacylase family protein, with the protein MGTGTHSTEEVVLARLSSGVELTTTIHTYHGDADSSTDPDETPTLYVQAAQHGREINGTAVLRRFHERLPLEELTGTIIAVPVANPLTFDRVTYTAPEQFDSVNPNMNRVWPGNDEGTLHERMAARLWEEISQADALVDLHTGSPEMLPHIVFREGDERSRGLAEAFGTELLLSEQANDDADEEWHQRDFAGKLRVAASEEGIPSITPELAYNKQILEDVVEHGVDGLFDVLRYLEMLPGDVPERDQILARNHLGQVSATASGLFRAHPDLELGQEISSGTPIGTVYNPTTYEPLHEAVTDRDGVLYTLTQEATVLAGDKLASVALLRDE; encoded by the coding sequence ATGGGAACTGGGACACATTCAACCGAGGAAGTCGTCCTTGCACGACTCTCCTCCGGCGTCGAATTGACGACGACGATTCACACCTATCACGGTGACGCTGACTCGAGTACAGACCCAGACGAGACACCCACGCTCTACGTGCAAGCAGCCCAGCACGGCCGCGAAATCAACGGCACTGCAGTCTTGCGCCGCTTTCACGAGCGCTTGCCGCTCGAGGAGCTGACCGGAACGATCATCGCGGTCCCGGTGGCGAATCCGTTGACGTTCGACCGAGTCACCTACACCGCCCCAGAACAGTTCGATAGCGTCAATCCGAACATGAATCGCGTCTGGCCCGGCAACGACGAGGGGACGCTCCACGAACGGATGGCGGCGCGCCTCTGGGAGGAAATTTCACAGGCAGACGCGCTCGTCGACCTCCATACCGGCAGTCCCGAGATGCTGCCACACATCGTCTTCCGCGAAGGCGATGAGCGCTCTCGAGGCCTTGCCGAAGCGTTCGGAACCGAACTCCTGCTCTCTGAGCAGGCCAACGACGACGCCGACGAGGAGTGGCATCAGCGAGATTTCGCCGGGAAACTCCGTGTTGCGGCCTCCGAAGAGGGCATTCCATCGATCACGCCCGAACTCGCGTACAACAAACAGATCCTCGAGGATGTCGTCGAACACGGCGTCGACGGGCTATTCGACGTGCTTCGGTATCTCGAGATGTTGCCTGGCGATGTGCCTGAGCGAGACCAGATTCTCGCTCGGAATCATCTTGGACAGGTGTCTGCGACGGCGTCAGGACTGTTCCGTGCCCACCCCGACCTCGAGTTGGGGCAAGAAATCTCAAGCGGGACGCCGATCGGAACGGTGTACAACCCGACGACGTACGAACCGCTTCACGAGGCAGTGACGGATCGGGATGGCGTCCTCTATACGCTAACCCAGGAGGCGACGGTTCTCGCCGGTGACAAACTGGCGAGTGTCGCGTTGCTCCGGGACGAGTAG
- a CDS encoding archaea-specific SMC-related protein encodes MATQETVTREAQLWARNIGGIDETTVELDDGITVLAGRNATNRTSLLQAFMAGLGGESASLKADAEEGEVELELDDDTYTRTLRRAGNSIVTEGDPYLEDPELAELFAFLLESNPARRAVTTGADLREIILRPVDTDEIEAEISRLTAEKEQLSDELDRLESLKGDLPELERQRTSIEDQIEDKRAELEEVKTAIEEAEAEASEQDSDDTSEELEAKLTELREQRSELEDVRFDLETERESLAALRTEREELEAEREELPETESLNREAVDDEIDRLQQQSQSIDSVVSQLQSIVQFNEEMLEGSHPEIKALLAGEEGDASGDGAVTDQLIADEETVQCWTCGSQVQRGEIEGTIDRLRSLQEEKLSERDDLDERIESLRDERREIDQTKRKYERVEERLADITSEIERREARLEELTEDRETLETEIDTLEDEAAELEAEADPESDDDDDDEESLLDLNRRANELEFSLGRLERDLETTTEEIEDIEAALDEQGDLETRREEIRDELEELRTRIDRIEREAVESFNEHMDAVLEVLEYENIDRIWIERIGQTVREGRRKVEQTAFDLHIVRSTADGSTYEDTINHLSESEREVTGLIFALAGYLVHEVYEEVPFMLLDSLEAVDSDRIADLVEYFREYTDFLVVALLPEDASAIDDSHERVRSI; translated from the coding sequence ATGGCTACGCAGGAGACCGTCACCCGAGAGGCGCAATTATGGGCCCGGAATATCGGCGGGATCGATGAAACCACAGTCGAACTCGACGACGGGATCACCGTTCTCGCCGGCCGGAACGCGACGAACCGAACGTCACTGTTGCAGGCATTTATGGCTGGTCTTGGCGGCGAATCGGCGTCGCTCAAGGCCGATGCCGAGGAGGGCGAGGTCGAACTCGAACTCGACGACGACACTTACACTCGAACGCTTCGTCGTGCCGGCAACAGTATCGTCACCGAAGGCGACCCCTATCTCGAGGACCCCGAACTCGCCGAACTGTTCGCGTTCTTGCTCGAATCGAATCCCGCACGCCGCGCGGTAACGACCGGCGCTGATCTTCGTGAAATTATCCTTCGGCCGGTCGATACCGACGAAATCGAGGCCGAAATATCTCGACTCACGGCTGAAAAGGAGCAACTCTCCGACGAACTCGACCGACTCGAGTCGCTCAAAGGCGACCTCCCCGAACTCGAGCGCCAGCGCACCTCCATTGAAGACCAGATCGAGGACAAACGCGCCGAACTCGAGGAGGTCAAAACGGCAATCGAGGAGGCTGAAGCCGAGGCGAGCGAGCAAGACAGCGACGACACCTCCGAGGAACTCGAGGCGAAACTCACCGAACTGCGCGAACAGCGCTCCGAACTCGAGGACGTCCGATTCGACCTCGAGACCGAACGCGAGAGTCTGGCTGCGCTCAGAACCGAGCGGGAAGAACTCGAAGCGGAACGTGAGGAGTTGCCGGAAACGGAGTCGCTGAACCGCGAGGCCGTCGACGACGAAATTGACCGACTCCAGCAACAGTCACAATCGATCGACAGCGTTGTCAGCCAACTCCAGAGTATCGTCCAGTTCAACGAGGAGATGCTCGAGGGGTCACATCCTGAGATCAAGGCGTTGCTCGCCGGCGAGGAGGGCGACGCAAGCGGCGACGGCGCAGTTACAGATCAACTGATCGCCGACGAGGAGACCGTCCAGTGTTGGACCTGTGGCAGTCAGGTACAGCGAGGCGAAATCGAGGGTACAATCGACCGACTGCGCTCGCTTCAAGAGGAGAAACTGAGCGAACGCGACGACCTCGATGAGCGCATCGAGTCGCTGCGAGACGAACGCCGCGAGATCGACCAGACGAAACGCAAGTACGAGCGCGTCGAGGAACGTCTCGCCGATATTACCAGCGAAATCGAGCGCCGCGAAGCCCGACTCGAGGAGTTGACCGAAGACCGGGAAACCCTCGAGACCGAAATCGACACGCTCGAGGACGAGGCTGCCGAACTCGAGGCCGAAGCCGACCCCGAGTCGGATGACGACGACGATGACGAGGAGAGCCTGCTCGATCTCAACCGGCGGGCCAACGAACTCGAGTTCTCGCTCGGTCGACTCGAGCGCGACCTCGAGACGACGACTGAGGAAATCGAGGACATCGAGGCTGCCCTCGACGAGCAGGGCGACCTGGAAACTCGCCGCGAGGAGATTCGCGACGAACTCGAGGAACTGCGCACCCGGATCGACCGGATCGAGCGCGAGGCCGTCGAGTCGTTTAACGAGCACATGGACGCCGTTCTCGAAGTCCTCGAGTACGAGAACATCGACCGGATCTGGATCGAACGCATCGGGCAGACGGTCCGAGAGGGCCGGCGAAAGGTCGAACAGACGGCGTTCGATCTGCACATCGTCCGGAGTACGGCCGATGGCAGCACCTACGAGGATACGATCAACCACCTGAGTGAGAGCGAACGCGAAGTGACTGGGCTAATCTTCGCACTCGCGGGCTATCTCGTCCACGAAGTCTACGAGGAAGTGCCCTTCATGCTCTTGGACTCGCTCGAGGCAGTGGACTCGGATCGGATTGCTGACTTGGTCGAGTACTTCCGGGAGTACACTGACTTCCTCGTCGTGGCGTTGCTCCCCGAGGATGCAAGCGCAATCGACGACAGTCACGAGCGAGTCAGAAGTATCTGA
- a CDS encoding acyl-CoA dehydrogenase family protein, whose product MLDFVHLEADLGEEERLIRDTAREFVADRVKPDIGEHFENGTFPTDLIPLMGELGFYAPNLEGYGSPNVSETAYGLLMQELEAGDSGLRSMASVQGALVMYPIHAYGSEAQKEKWLPKLGEGKAVGCFGLTEPEHGSDPASMETTAAPDGDGYVLNGSKTWITNAPIADVALVWARERSSDGTDGDGGGDGSDENPVRGFLVDTDRDGVTTNKIDDKLSMRASITGEIGLNDVFVPEDAVLPDVSGMKGPLSCLTQARYGIAWGAVGAARDCFETAREYALEREQFGGPIARFQLQQEKLAEMATQITLAQLLAYRLADLKERGDLRPQHVSMAKRNNVRMAREQSKVAREMLGGNGITTDYSPMRHMANMETVYTYEGTHDIHTLVLGDDLTGIQAYK is encoded by the coding sequence ATGCTCGATTTCGTCCACCTCGAGGCTGACCTCGGCGAGGAAGAGCGTCTGATTCGTGACACCGCCCGCGAGTTCGTCGCCGACCGCGTGAAACCCGACATCGGTGAACACTTCGAAAACGGAACGTTCCCGACCGACCTCATCCCGCTGATGGGCGAACTCGGCTTTTACGCGCCAAATCTCGAGGGGTATGGCTCACCGAACGTCTCCGAGACCGCCTACGGGCTGTTGATGCAGGAACTCGAGGCAGGCGATTCGGGGCTGCGCTCAATGGCCTCCGTCCAGGGCGCACTCGTCATGTATCCAATTCACGCCTACGGGAGCGAAGCCCAGAAAGAGAAGTGGCTCCCGAAATTGGGAGAGGGCAAGGCTGTCGGCTGCTTCGGACTGACGGAACCCGAACACGGCTCCGATCCGGCGAGCATGGAGACGACCGCTGCGCCTGACGGCGACGGCTACGTCCTCAACGGCTCGAAAACCTGGATCACGAACGCTCCTATCGCCGACGTCGCCCTCGTCTGGGCGCGCGAGCGCTCGAGTGATGGGACTGACGGCGACGGCGGCGGTGATGGCAGCGACGAAAACCCGGTTCGCGGCTTTCTCGTCGACACCGACCGCGACGGCGTCACGACGAACAAGATAGACGACAAACTCTCGATGCGTGCCTCGATCACCGGCGAAATCGGACTTAACGACGTATTCGTTCCCGAGGATGCCGTTCTCCCCGACGTGTCCGGCATGAAAGGCCCGCTGTCCTGTCTCACGCAGGCGCGCTACGGCATCGCCTGGGGAGCCGTCGGCGCGGCCCGAGACTGTTTTGAGACTGCACGCGAGTACGCACTCGAGCGCGAGCAGTTCGGCGGCCCTATCGCTCGCTTTCAGTTACAACAGGAGAAACTCGCGGAGATGGCGACCCAAATCACGCTCGCGCAGTTGCTCGCCTATCGGCTCGCCGACCTCAAAGAACGCGGTGACTTGCGCCCACAACACGTCTCGATGGCAAAACGCAACAACGTCCGAATGGCTCGCGAGCAATCAAAAGTCGCCCGCGAAATGCTCGGTGGAAACGGCATTACGACGGATTACTCGCCGATGCGCCACATGGCGAACATGGAGACCGTCTACACGTACGAGGGCACCCACGACATCCACACGCTGGTACTCGGTGACGACCTGACGGGGATTCAGGCCTACAAGTAG
- a CDS encoding lipopolysaccharide biosynthesis protein: protein MLGIGLRHTVVSHELQAGTETDDRDGEPPLEDPASDGSEASMETVPADERDALLTIAHGAVVTSGGISVQRGLMTATEFVLARALGPVAYGVYALAWRIAQILIRLVTFGSVPALQRYVPDAGDDHARQSRVVGIAYATTVGVGLLMAAGVWILAPWINEMTVEQPAFPTTMRFFGALVIPIGLVMIAAGVFRAVGSARGEVLFNKLLRPAMRLLGALVALAVGYSTIGVAGAILGFTCALAVVGIPVTIRTTEIRPTLRRTSAELRQFYNYAGPVAMSSFGKIFQNRIDVLLVGALLTAVATGIYNVVLVLVALAWIPLQAFNQLLPPVASSLYSNGQVDTLNAVYTSVTRLILTTVLPILAVLLVFGDDLLALFGPTYVAGYVPLVVYLGGVFVGSAVGATGWLLMMTDHQYARMLLDWLLAVSNVVLTYVFVLEFGLVGAALGTSLAIAAQNAIQVVLLERFEGLWPFDATFLRPLAAALVMIGVLVAMRTVLGGPLGIALGAIVGTCAYIGTLSLIGVDPRDRLVVRELLARYRADLSASLSS, encoded by the coding sequence ATGCTCGGAATCGGCCTACGCCACACAGTTGTGAGCCACGAGTTGCAGGCCGGGACAGAAACCGACGACCGAGACGGAGAACCGCCACTCGAGGATCCAGCGAGTGACGGTAGCGAGGCGAGTATGGAGACGGTTCCGGCGGATGAACGCGACGCGTTGCTCACCATCGCTCACGGCGCGGTCGTGACCTCGGGCGGGATTTCAGTCCAACGTGGGCTGATGACCGCGACCGAGTTCGTCCTCGCGCGTGCGCTCGGGCCGGTTGCGTACGGGGTGTACGCGCTCGCGTGGCGAATCGCACAGATTCTGATCCGACTCGTTACGTTCGGCAGTGTTCCGGCCCTCCAGCGGTACGTCCCCGACGCGGGCGACGATCACGCTCGCCAGTCGCGCGTCGTTGGAATCGCCTACGCCACTACGGTCGGAGTCGGCCTCCTGATGGCAGCCGGTGTCTGGATTCTTGCACCCTGGATCAACGAGATGACGGTCGAACAGCCGGCGTTTCCGACGACGATGCGATTTTTCGGCGCACTCGTCATCCCAATCGGACTCGTGATGATCGCTGCAGGGGTCTTTCGTGCAGTTGGCTCTGCTCGAGGCGAGGTCCTGTTCAACAAACTCCTCCGGCCGGCCATGCGACTGCTCGGAGCGCTCGTGGCACTGGCGGTCGGCTACTCGACCATTGGCGTCGCCGGCGCGATTCTCGGCTTTACGTGTGCGCTCGCGGTCGTCGGTATCCCGGTGACGATCCGCACGACCGAGATCCGCCCGACGCTCCGGCGCACGTCGGCCGAACTGCGCCAGTTCTACAACTACGCGGGACCGGTCGCGATGAGCAGTTTCGGGAAGATATTCCAGAACCGCATCGACGTGTTGCTCGTCGGCGCGCTGTTGACGGCCGTTGCGACGGGTATCTACAACGTCGTTCTCGTCCTCGTTGCACTCGCGTGGATCCCACTCCAAGCGTTCAATCAGTTACTGCCCCCCGTCGCCTCGAGTCTCTACTCGAACGGCCAGGTCGACACGCTCAACGCGGTCTACACGTCGGTGACGCGGCTGATTCTCACGACAGTGCTTCCGATTCTCGCCGTCTTGCTGGTGTTTGGCGACGACCTGCTCGCACTCTTTGGCCCGACGTACGTCGCGGGCTACGTGCCGCTCGTTGTCTACCTCGGCGGCGTCTTCGTCGGCAGCGCCGTCGGTGCGACCGGCTGGTTGCTGATGATGACCGACCACCAGTACGCGCGGATGCTACTCGACTGGCTGCTCGCCGTCTCGAACGTCGTTCTGACCTACGTGTTCGTCCTCGAGTTCGGACTCGTCGGCGCAGCGCTTGGCACTTCGCTCGCAATCGCCGCCCAGAACGCGATTCAGGTCGTCTTGCTCGAGCGCTTCGAGGGACTGTGGCCGTTCGATGCGACGTTCCTCCGGCCGCTTGCAGCCGCGCTCGTCATGATCGGGGTGCTCGTCGCTATGCGAACAGTCCTCGGCGGGCCACTCGGGATCGCGCTCGGAGCCATCGTCGGCACCTGTGCCTACATCGGGACGTTGTCTCTCATCGGCGTCGACCCGCGAGACCGACTCGTCGTCCGTGAACTCCTTGCCCGCTACCGCGCCGACCTCAGTGCAAGCCTCTCGTCCTGA